AGGAAGCGCTATTGATAAGGAAGCCTGGAAACGTGGGACCAGTGTATATTTAACTGATCGCGTGGTTCCTATGCTACCTCAACGCTTATCCAACGGGATTTGTTCCTTACAGGCTAACCAGGACCGTTTAACCATGTCATGCTTGATGGAAATTGATCCTAAATCAGCCAAGGTTATAAATTATCATATTGGGCCAAGCATCATCCAATCGGACTATCGGATGGTTTATGATGACGTTAATAAATTATTAGAGGGTAAAGATAAACAATTAAGTGAAAAATACACTGAACTTTTACCTATGCTTAATGACATGGCTGCACTCCACCAGTCTTTAAGCGATAAACGCCATCACAGAGGGGCGATTGATTTTGATACGCCTGAAGCTGAAATCATTGTTGATAAAGAAGGCCGTCCCCTTGATATTGTGGTTAGGGAACGTGGAACAGCTGAACGGATGATTGAATCTTTTATGCTAGCTGCTAATGAAATCGTGGCTCATGAATTTACTAAGCGCCACCTGCCGTTCATTTATCGTATCCACGAATCGCCTGATGATGAGCGGATGAAGACCTTTATTGAATTTGCTCAAACGTTAGGGGTTCATGTGAAGAAAACAGACGGCAAAGTAAGTCCTAAAGATTTGCAAAATACCCTGGAAGAAGCAGCTGGTGAAAGTTATGCTCCCGTTGTCCAAGTCATGGCTTTACGGAGTATGCAACAGGCTAAGTATGACCTCCAGCCAATTGGTCACTACGGCCTAGCTGCCAAGGACTATACCCACTTTACTTCACCAATTCGTCGTTATCCTGACCTCTTAGCCCATCGCCTCATCCGTTATTATCTCACCCACAAGCCCAATCCTGCCAAGAAGGATGAGCTCAGTCAAAGCATTGAAGTTACTGCCGATCAAGCTTCAAAAACAGAGCGGCGTAGTGTGGATGCCGAAAGAGAAACCGAGAGCCTTAAGAAAACTGAATTTATGGTTGATAAAGTTGGGGAAGAATTTGATGGTATTATTTCTTCAGTGACCAAGTTTGGTATCTTCGTACAACTCGCTAATACGGTTGAAGGATTGGTCCATATCTCTAACTTGGATGATGATTATTATAACTATGTGGATAAACATATGATCTTAGTTGGGGAGCATACGGGGAATATTTATCGTATAGGAGACCCAGTGCGGGTGAAATTGGTCAAGGCTGATACAGACTCTAGACAGATTGATTTTGAGATTATCAACCCAGAGAAAAAGACTAAGAAAACTAATTCCCAGCCTAAGAAAACCGATCATAAAGGGAAAAATATTCAAGGACACAAGAAGCATTCTAAAAAAGCTAAAAAGAATAAACATAAGAAAAAGCATAAGAAGCAGAAAAACAAGAAGAATTTTGTTATTCGAAAGGCTAAATGATAACAAAAGGGGAGAAACTGTGTGACAAAGAAGAAGCAAGACAATGTGGTAGCGACAAATCGCAAAGCGAATCATGATTATATCATTGAAGATACTATTGAAGCTGGTCTTGTCTTAACTGGAACAGAAATTAAATCGATTCGTAAGGGGAAGGTAAACTTAAAGGATTCCTTTGCCCGGGTAGAAAATGGTCAGGTATGGGTCTATGGGATGCATGTGAGTCCCTTTGAACAAGGCAACCGTTTTAACCCGGATCCTATGCGGCCAAGAAAATTATTATTAAAGAAACGTGAAATCAATCGCCTAGCTAAGCATGTTAGCCAAGAAGGTTATGCGATTATCCCACTACGGATGTATATTAAAAGAGGCTTTGCTAAATTACTCATCGGCATTGGTAAAGGGAAGAAAAAATACGATAAGCGCCAAGCCTTAAAAGAAAAAGATATGAAGCGTGACATTAAACGGGCAATGAAAGAAAAATATTAAAAGGTTATTTCTTGTGTTATAAAAGAACAAGGATTCATAAAAAGGACTATGACCTGTAAGAGTTCCCCAAAAGTTAGACTAAATGTCAAACTTTTGAGACTTGCTACAGGTCGTAGTCCTTTTAATTATTTAAAAGGGGCGTTAGGTCGGAAGAAATATGATATAGAAAATCAGCTATTTGGCTACTGTGAGTGATTAATTGTTTTCTTTATTATCTTGGCTATGCTCTTTCCGATATTGACTAGGTGAGATGCCATTTAGTCTTTTAAACATTTTTGAGAAATATGAAGCTGAGCCAAAGCCTACCAATTTACCGACATGACTGATACTAAAATTGGTGGCCTTCAGTAGCTGCTTGGTTTTATCTATTCTTACTTTAATTAAATAATCAATCGGAGACGCGGAAAAGGCCTCTGAAAAAAGACGAATCATATAGTATTTATTCATACTGATTAAATTACTGAGATGGTCCAAACTAATATCCTTGGTATAATAGTTATCAATATACTTTTTCAGCCAGTGAATTTTTTCCTCATTGGTAAATTCACTTTTTAAGGCGAATAAATTTTTTTGCTGGAAATATATTCGAGTAAATAACATTTGGATCAGCATTTGTAAGATGGTTTCTTTTTCGTCCTCTTCAAGCTCACCTTTTTTATCTTCGTAGTCAATTAATTGTAAATAATTTTCAATCCCTTTATGAGTGTCTTGACAACAAGCAATGTTTTCATGCGATAGTTTAAAACTTTGATTACGGCCGACTAGACTGATGATCGATAATTCATACCATTTTTCTAAAGCTTCCGCATCGATATCTTGGGCTTTTAAATGGGCTCTGTTGTTAATAATACAATAGCTGTTATTATCCATAATATAATTTTTATCATCAGAATTTATAGTTAGAAAGCCTTCTTTGCAGTAAATAATGATTAATTCATTAGGTCTTTGATCGCTAAAGAGGAGGATTGATTCTAATTGCTTATCCTTCCTGCGGTCAAAGTAGCGTATACTTTTAAAATGAAGTTCAAGTTGAAGAAGACGGTTTCTAACGAGTTGCTCACGTTCCATAGGAAATCTTCCTCTTTCTAGACTTAAGAATAGAAATATCTTTTTATATCTAAATAAATTATATCAGAAAAGTTTTAGTAAACGTTTTATAATTTGATATGTTTCGCTAAAATGAGCATTTTTTGTTATGATAGTTTCAGGTTTATCAGTATGAATGCGAGGTTGAAAGAAATGAGTAAAGGTGTAACAATTTATTTTATGCGTCATGGCCAAACCTACCTCAACCACTATCATCGGATCCAAGGTTGGGCGGATGCGCCTTTAACAGAGAAGGGTAAACGCGATGCCCAAAGGAGCGCCATAGGTTTACGTGATGTTAATTTCTCGGCTGTCTATACCAGTGATTTGCAACGGACTGTAGCCACAGCGGAGATTATTTTAAAATATAATTACCATGCTGGTTCCAACCTTCCAATTAATAAACGTAAAGCCTTTCGGGAACAGTTCTTTGGGAGCTTTGAAGGGCTAGAAGTTGAACGGATCTGGGGAAAAGTCTCTGACTATATCGAGAATGAAAAGCAGGACTTGTTAACTACAAATGACCGTGTGAAGGTAGAAATGGATACTTTCCATGAATTAGATCCCACCCATGATGCCGAGGATTTTATGACATTCTGGCTACGGGTTGAATTAGGCTTGATCGATGTGATTACCGCCCATCGTGAAACTGATCAAAATATTCTGATTGTGAGTCATGGCATGACGATTCGCAATATGATCCATGAATTAATCCCAGAATTTTCTCTAGGTGAACCCTTAGATAATGCTAGTGTATCTATTGTTAGGTATCAAGATGGTTTTTACCATTTGGAAGCCTATAATCAAACTGATCATTTTGCTTTAGAGGAAAAAATTGATGATGTGAATAAGGACCGGGAAAGAAAAGAATAAGTCTCAGCAAGACCTTTGACAAATTACGGGGATCAAGTTAACTATAAGAAAAATGAAGTTGAAGTTTTGAATGGAGCGTAAATCTTGACTTTTCGGTAAGATGTTTGTTATATTAGAAAAGTATCCCTTTGGGGGTGTTTTTTGGATTCGACAGGCATCAGACCGGGGTACAGCTACATTTCGGAGGTTACGTCTCCGTCATAAACGTTAACTTAAATTTAATTGACAAAAACGAAAGTCAATCTTTAGCATTCGCTGCCTAGCAGCATGCTAAGATCTGCCTAGTATCGCCCATGTATTAGTTACAGGTCTCATTGAAGTGGGATACGTCTTGCGCTTCCGCCTGGAGCAATAGAAAGAGAATAATCAGGTACGCAAGCTAGTAGGTTTGTTTATTGACCTCTAGTACGCTTAATCAACAATAAACTATGAGTGTAAAAGCTGTATTAGCGGGGTGTCTGGACAGGGGTTCGACTCCCCTCACCTCCATAAATAGTAAGCATAAGCGGTCGTTAGTGGCCGCTTTTTTGCTTTAATCGCTTTTTAGATGTTGTTATTTACTTCTAATTTTATCCAAAATCATCTCACTGTTTAACTTACTTTGAACCAAATATACCTTATTCCCATTCAAGCTTGCACGAAACCAAGCAATTTTAACTTTTTGCTTTCATATGAAATATTTTTACTTTTTGTGTTGACATAAGCAAGTGTCCTTGCTACAATACTTGTGATTTAGAGCGAGACTCTATACTTTAATTCTGTCCAGAGAGGCACGAAAAGTGATGATAAGAATACCTATAAGTGTGCATACTTATAGCTAATTATGATGACTTTAAGGGCCTAGACAGAATTGTCTAGGTCTTTTTTCGTTAAAGAGGTGAAAAAATGGAAACATTATATGTGGCGTTGGATTTTAAAACAGAAGCGGAAACTTTTGATTTTTTAAAATTATTTGAAGGCCGCCAAATCGGGGTCAAGGTAGGTATGTCGCAATTTTATATGTCAGGACCAAGTATCATTGAGCGTTTATGTGATATGGGACATGAAGTCTTTCTTGATTTGAAGTGTCATGATATTCCTAATACGGTTTACCTAGCCATGTTACAGCTTAGTCAATTACCGATTGAACTCGTGACCATTCATGCCATGGGTGGTAAAGAAATGATGCGAGCTGCGGTTAAAGGGGTTCAAGAAGGCAAACATCAACCAAAAGTTCTTGCAATCACCCAACTGACCTCAACGAACCAAGAAATGTTAAATAATCAATTACAAATTCCTGGCACTGTCGCTGAATCGGTCGAACATTTGACCCGCTTAGCATTAGACAGTGGCGTGGATGGCCTAGTTTCTTCGGTGCAAGAAAGTAAAATGATTAAGGAAGTTTCCAAAGGGCAATTACTTAGCTTAACACCAGGGATTCGTTTGAATAAGAATGCTCACGATGACCAAGAAAGAATTGCTAGTCCAGAAGAAGCCCGAGCCAACGGTGCTGATTACATTGTAGTGGGCCGTCCGATTATTCAGGCCGACGATCCAGTGAGAGCTTATGAAGAAATGAAAGAACATTGGGAGGGTAAATAGATGAGTCAAAATATTAAACGCGAAGTTGCCGAAGCATTATTAGATCATGAAGCCGTGATTATCCGTAATGAGGATTGGTTTACCTGGGCCAGTGGGATTAAGAGCCCAATTTACTGTGATAATCGTCAATTAATGAGTTATCCCAAGGCCCGTAAGTTGGTGGCTCAAGCCCTAGCTAACTTGATCAAAGAAAAATATCCTAATGTGACCTGTATTGCTGGGACCGCGACAGCCGGGATTCCTCATGCTGCTTGGGTGAGTGAAATTTTAGACTTACCTATGGTGTATGTTCGCTCTAAGGCTAAAGACCATGGGAGACAATCGCAAATTGAAGGTCACCTAGAGGCTGACGACCAAGTGGTATTGATTGATGACCTCATTTCAACAGGTGGTAGCGTCTTGGAAGCTTGTCAACCCGTTGCTAAAGAGTGTTCAGTGATTGGCGTCGCTGCAATTTTCACCTATGAATTGGATCGGGCCAAGAAAAACTTCCAAGCTGCTAATATCCCACTAGCCGTACTGAG
This genomic stretch from Aerococcus mictus harbors:
- the rnr gene encoding ribonuclease R, with the protein product MNIDQVSQQLVAAVKKEATPLTIQEWSQRFNCNSSDDYPEFIKLVAQLQRNGDIEILDNGGLVSKKSDKRYQGSFSLNQKGFGFVSIEGFDDDIFIPRGETGGAMNGDQVAVQLTKRNRGEQKDEGTITKVLERALNRVTGEFVPYNDKLKAESGYIGGIRIQNKGEEMMTCFVLSDGLHPVEGEIVIAEIAEYPSLDQPLQMTGRVIQTIGHKDAPGVDILAILNMFDIPHEFPEEVLDEAEEVPEQIDPGEAQKRYDYRSLLTITIDGADAKDLDDAISLRKLGNGHLELGVHIADVSYYVTAGSAIDKEAWKRGTSVYLTDRVVPMLPQRLSNGICSLQANQDRLTMSCLMEIDPKSAKVINYHIGPSIIQSDYRMVYDDVNKLLEGKDKQLSEKYTELLPMLNDMAALHQSLSDKRHHRGAIDFDTPEAEIIVDKEGRPLDIVVRERGTAERMIESFMLAANEIVAHEFTKRHLPFIYRIHESPDDERMKTFIEFAQTLGVHVKKTDGKVSPKDLQNTLEEAAGESYAPVVQVMALRSMQQAKYDLQPIGHYGLAAKDYTHFTSPIRRYPDLLAHRLIRYYLTHKPNPAKKDELSQSIEVTADQASKTERRSVDAERETESLKKTEFMVDKVGEEFDGIISSVTKFGIFVQLANTVEGLVHISNLDDDYYNYVDKHMILVGEHTGNIYRIGDPVRVKLVKADTDSRQIDFEIINPEKKTKKTNSQPKKTDHKGKNIQGHKKHSKKAKKNKHKKKHKKQKNKKNFVIRKAK
- the smpB gene encoding SsrA-binding protein SmpB, which produces MTKKKQDNVVATNRKANHDYIIEDTIEAGLVLTGTEIKSIRKGKVNLKDSFARVENGQVWVYGMHVSPFEQGNRFNPDPMRPRKLLLKKREINRLAKHVSQEGYAIIPLRMYIKRGFAKLLIGIGKGKKKYDKRQALKEKDMKRDIKRAMKEKY
- a CDS encoding AraC family transcriptional regulator: MEREQLVRNRLLQLELHFKSIRYFDRRKDKQLESILLFSDQRPNELIIIYCKEGFLTINSDDKNYIMDNNSYCIINNRAHLKAQDIDAEALEKWYELSIISLVGRNQSFKLSHENIACCQDTHKGIENYLQLIDYEDKKGELEEDEKETILQMLIQMLFTRIYFQQKNLFALKSEFTNEEKIHWLKKYIDNYYTKDISLDHLSNLISMNKYYMIRLFSEAFSASPIDYLIKVRIDKTKQLLKATNFSISHVGKLVGFGSASYFSKMFKRLNGISPSQYRKEHSQDNKENN
- a CDS encoding histidine phosphatase family protein; the protein is MSKGVTIYFMRHGQTYLNHYHRIQGWADAPLTEKGKRDAQRSAIGLRDVNFSAVYTSDLQRTVATAEIILKYNYHAGSNLPINKRKAFREQFFGSFEGLEVERIWGKVSDYIENEKQDLLTTNDRVKVEMDTFHELDPTHDAEDFMTFWLRVELGLIDVITAHRETDQNILIVSHGMTIRNMIHELIPEFSLGEPLDNASVSIVRYQDGFYHLEAYNQTDHFALEEKIDDVNKDRERKE
- the pyrF gene encoding orotidine-5'-phosphate decarboxylase — protein: METLYVALDFKTEAETFDFLKLFEGRQIGVKVGMSQFYMSGPSIIERLCDMGHEVFLDLKCHDIPNTVYLAMLQLSQLPIELVTIHAMGGKEMMRAAVKGVQEGKHQPKVLAITQLTSTNQEMLNNQLQIPGTVAESVEHLTRLALDSGVDGLVSSVQESKMIKEVSKGQLLSLTPGIRLNKNAHDDQERIASPEEARANGADYIVVGRPIIQADDPVRAYEEMKEHWEGK
- the pyrE gene encoding orotate phosphoribosyltransferase, encoding MSQNIKREVAEALLDHEAVIIRNEDWFTWASGIKSPIYCDNRQLMSYPKARKLVAQALANLIKEKYPNVTCIAGTATAGIPHAAWVSEILDLPMVYVRSKAKDHGRQSQIEGHLEADDQVVLIDDLISTGGSVLEACQPVAKECSVIGVAAIFTYELDRAKKNFQAANIPLAVLSDFHSLLEVAKEKHDFSQADMDNILDWHRQLNQSSNK